In the genome of Primulina tabacum isolate GXHZ01 chromosome 13, ASM2559414v2, whole genome shotgun sequence, the window GGTTTGACCAAAAGATGATAAAAGCCAAAGAAAGGGAAAGAAAGTCAAGCTTCACAATGTCATGTCAGAAACACCCGGAAAAATAGGGAATAGCACAAAGAGAGTctccggacccctacacggaccccgtgtaaagGTCCGTGTCTTAGAAGCTCAAGCAAGAAAAATACTGTGCCTACACAGACCCCACTCCGGACCTGTATCCGGGGTCTGTGTCATTTATCCTCCGAGAATGAGAATCACAGTGGCTACACGAACCTCACTCCGGACCACTACACGGGGTCCTTGCCCATGATTTCCCAGAAAAGAATTTTGAACATAATATACCCTGGACCATTACCCTGATGtatacacggacccttaccctGATGTGTacccggggtccgtgcccttcatATCAGCATCAGATTTGGCGAAGATTTGTTTGGAAATTTTGGAAGATATTAAGGATGGCTCGAAAATAACAAGGGTTGGTGGGCTTTTGGGAAAGGGGATATAAAAGAGATAACCTAAGATATTGAAGGGGACTTCTTGACACTTTGAAGAGGCGGCTAAGGCTTGGAGAAAACGAGAGGGAAACGCGCTTCACACGCAAGATTCGCGCACCATTGCTGAGATTTTCTCCTCTTCTATTTTCTTATTGTTATTCTTGAATTCGAATATTAgattttcttttagttttgaatttatAGAGTAGTTTTTCTTGTGATCGGAACCACGATAGGGACAAACTATTGATTTTGTTTATTCGTTGGATTATTTGATTTATGAGGTTATTCTATGTTATTGATCAATGTTTGCGCAATTTTCGTGCTTTTAATTTGGTCAATTATTTGCATGTTCGTTGTTCGATCTTGACTCGAAAGAGAATAGATTGACtttagcttcaaaaatattaatcaacacacggttaaaccgactagaaatagtattcgatttcaaTGTGCGATTTTAGGCGACAGCTGTGATTCCATCGTTGAATAAtgtgtttttgtttaattaaattcaattagaaataattgaaCTGTTAAATGAAAATAGGATTGTAAAGTCTAGCAAtagatttataattaaattagagAATTTCATCGTGACATCAATAATCTGTGGTTAAATAATTTCAGTGCATGATAATAATCAAAGTTTGGTAACGTTGTGTGTTCCCGGTCATTTTGTTGAATTCGAAAATCTCCAAGTTCCAACATGTTCTGCAAATTTGATCTTACTCATTTATTTAACATAAATTagtttaatttaagtagtttaaattatcatcaAATCACTTGTTATTGTTTGCCTAGATTAAATTGAATAGTTTAATCTTAATACTTAAATAATAGTGTCTGTGAGATCGATACTTGGATTTGTcgtccatttactataacttgacctagtcctcttgctagatttattctcAACCGAAACActcggtcaagtttttggcgccgttgccggggaatatctgtttaatattaggataaattatttatttgagactaggaatttattttttatttatttattgttatttttaaatctttggtattttaattaattttgtttcaGATTTTTGCAGTCTTTTGGAACTTGAATTGTGCACTTGAATTTTGATTGCAGGAGTCTAGCTCGTGTTATATGAGCCGTGCTCAGGGCTTTGAAAATCTAGTGCCACTTGATCTAGAGATTGAAAGCACTCTCCGCCGCATCCATTGAGCTAGAAGGAACAACAACTTGGTTTTTGAATCCGAATCTGAATAGGAATCTGAAATAGACATTAAACCATAATTAGAAGACATGCGGGGAAAAGGATAATCATACTTTAATGGAGCTTCATCGGCCAGCGTTTGGAGGTTATGGTTCTAGTATTGTCCGCCCTACAATTCAAGCGAATACATTCGAACTTAAGCCGACCATCATCCAGATGATTCAACTCCAAGTCAAATTTGGAGGATCACCTTCTGAAGATCCCAATGCACATCTGAAGAATTTTCTGTCGATTTGTGATACAATCAAGTGCAATGGAGTGAGTACTGATGCCATTCGTCTCAGACTATTCCCATTCTCCCTGGAAGGAGAAGCTATGGAGTGGCTTCGAGACCTTCCAGTTGGTTCTATCACTACATGGGATGGATTAATCGAGGTCTTCATGCACAGGTATTTTCCCTCCACCAAGATTACTCAATTGCGAAATGAAATAACATCGTTTAGACAGAGGGATGAGGAATCATTGAATTCAGCATGGGAAAAGTTTAAGAAGATGTTGAGAATGTGCCCGAGACATGGTTTTTCGATAGGCCAGCAGGTTGAGACGTTCTACTACGGGGTGGATCCATTTGTGAGATCTATGGTTCATGCAGCAGCGAACGGTAGCTTAAACAGGAAAACACCAACCGTAGCGGTTGAAATCATATCTAATATAACAGAAAGCAATGTAGGATGGCAAGACAACAGAAGGGAGAAGAAAGTCGGATTCCTTGAGATGGATGCTTTGACAACAATCACAGCAAAGCTTGATGGATTGACACATCAAATGGCACGGTTACAAGCAAATAAATCAATACCAGTCAAATCAGTAAATCAGATTCAAGGAAACGCTGAGATAGTTGGGGGATCATCTAGTGACATGCAATTCATGCCAGATATGTCTTGTGTGGGAATACAGTGCTTTGGAGGGGACTCAGTGAATTATGTGGGAAACCAAGGTCGGCAACAATATAATCCATACAGTTTCTCATATAACCCGGGCTGGAGGAATCATCCGAATTTTGGGTGGAGACCATCAGAAAATTCTGTTGAGCAACCATATTTCAACCCTCCACAACATCCTACACAACAAAGGCCTCCTCAGCAACCACCAAAACCTCCACAAGGTACTGGACCTTCTATGCCACCCGGTTTCAAGCCACATGATAGCAAGTCAAATCTTGAGGATATGCACGCCACGTACATAGCCGGGAATGAGATGAGATGGCAAAATCATGACACCATGATGCAAAGGGTAGAAACTCAACTAGGGCAGTTGGCGACACAAATGGCTACATGAGCTCCGGGTTCACTACCTAGTGACACGGAAAAGAATCCGAAGGGTGTCAATGCAGTCACAGTGACATCTCCCATAAAGCACGAAGTAGTTGATGTTGAAAAGAATGTGAAAGAAAAGGGGTCATCCCAGCAAAGGTCTGAGGACGCAAGGGAGAAAGGTAAGTCTCTAAACTCGAACCCCACTGTTGATATTAATTCACTCCCATTTCTCCAAAGAGCAAAGCAACTGCAACTGGAtattcaattttcaaaattccttGAGATTTTCAAAAAGCTGCACATAAATATCCCGTTTGCAGAGGCTTTAGCTCAAATGCCCTCCTATGCAAAATTTCTTAAAGAGATTTTATCAAACAAGAGGAAATTAGTAGACTTTGAGACAGTTAAGCTTTCAGAGAAATGTTCTGctattttacaaaataaattacCGTCGAAGCTTAAGGATCCAAGTAGCTTCTCTATTCCTTGTACCATTGAAAGTTCATTCTTTAGCAAAACATggtgtgatcttggtgcaagcATAAACTTAATGTCTTATTCATGCTTTGAGAAGCTAGGAATTGGTGAAGTTAAACAAACTACAATTTCCCTACAATTAGCTGATAGATCTATTAAATACCCTAGGGGAGTTGTAGATGATGTTTTAGTgaaagttgacaagtttattTTTTCCAGTAGACTTTGTTGTGTTGGATATGGAAGAGGATCGTGAGATTCCTCTTATTTTATGTAGGCCATTTTTAGCCACTGGAAAAGCTCTGATAGATGTACACAAGGGTGAGTTGGTTTTGAGATTAAATGATGAGAGTGTGGTGTTAAATCTTTTCCAATCTATCAAATATCCCAATGATGTTTCAAATTGTTCTAGAATTGATGCCACTGATGAGTTTGTTGAGTGTGATATGCAGGAATTAATTTGTGAGGACTCTTTGGAGATTTGTTTGACTCATTCATGTTCAGGATATTTGGAGAATAAAGAAATTGAGGAATACATACACTATTTGGAAGCAGGCAGACCGATTTCAAAAACGGTAAACTCTAGGATTGGGGAGCTTGGGCATATCCCAAGACCTTTAAAGTCATCCATTGAAGAAGCCCCAATCGTAGAGATGAAACATCTTCCT includes:
- the LOC142523099 gene encoding uncharacterized protein LOC142523099, which produces MELHRPAFGGYGSSIVRPTIQANTFELKPTIIQMIQLQVKFGGSPSEDPNAHLKNFLSICDTIKCNGVSTDAIRLRLFPFSLEGEAMEWLRDLPVGSITTWDGLIEVFMHRYFPSTKITQLRNEITSFRQRDEESLNSAWEKFKKMLRMCPRHGFSIGQQVETFYYGVDPFVRSMVHAAANGSLNRKTPTVAVEIISNITESNVGWQDNRREKKVGFLEMDALTTITAKLDGLTHQMARLQANKSIPVKSVNQIQGNAEIVGGSSSDMQFMPDMSCVGIQCFGGDSVNYVGNQGRQQYNPYSFSYNPGWRNHPNFGWRPSENSVEQPYFNPPQHPTQQRPPQQPPKPPQGTGPSMPPGFKPHDSKSNLEDMHATYIAGNEMRCDTEKNPKGVNAVTVTSPIKHEVVDVEKNVKEKGSSQQRSEDAREKEALAQMPSYAKFLKEILSNKRKLVDFETVKLSEKCSAILQNKLPSKLKDPSSFSIPCTIESSFFSKTWCDLGASINLMSYSCFEKLGIDFVVLDMEEDREIPLILCRPFLATGKALIDVHKGELVLRLNDESVVLNLFQSIKYPNDVSNCSRIDATDEFVECDMQELICEDSLEICLTHSCSGYLENKEIEEYIHYLEAGRPISKTVNSRIGELGHIPRPLKSSIEEAPIVEMKHLPSYLKYLFLLDNDKLSVIVSSTLTGTEEEKLLRVLRENIKAIGWSITNIKGISSSMCMHKVLMEADHKTSIQPQRRLNLAMQEVVKKEVIKLLDAGIIYPISDIRWVSPVQVVPKKGGITVVKNENNELIHTRTVTG